CCGCGACGCATCGTCCATATGAAGAGTCCGGGACCAGGGCCAATGCCTGCGTGGAGTCGCCGCGTCCGGGCACGAGGAATGACAGGAACGGAACCGGGTGAGAGGCGGATCGGCATGAGCAGCCCGTTGGCGGAGGTGGAGCGCAGGCATGGCCCTGCCGTGCGCCGGCTGAGCACCGAGTCGATCCGCACGTCCCATGTCCGCTGAGGCAAACGCCGCCCCCGTCGGCCGGACACGACCGCACGCGGCCTGGTGGCCGGCGCTGCGGCGCACGCCGGTGTCCTTGTGGAACGACGACGTCTCGGACTACGCGGCGGCGCTGACGTACTACTCGATCCTGGCCGTGCTCCCGGCGCTGCCGGCCACCGTCCTTGTGTTCGGCATGATCAGCCCCGGCACCGCCGAGGAATTCGTCACCCAAGTCACCACATACGCACCGGCCCAGTCCGGTGCCGAGCTGCACGCCGTCCTCGCCCGGGCCCTGAGCAGGGGCGGCGCAGCCTGGTCCCTGATCGCGGTCGGCGCGGCCAGCGCGCTGTGGTCGGCCGCCAGTTATCTGGCCGTGTTCCGCCGCGCCCTGCACAGCATGCACCGCGTCGAGGACCACCGCTCACCCTGGCGCACGGCGCACCGGATTGTGCTCACGGCGCTCGCGCTGGTCGGACTGCTCCTGGTCGGCACGCTGACCTTGCTGCTGAGCGGCCCGCTCGCGCAGGCCGTGAGCCGCCCGCTCGGCGTAGGTGCCACCGCGGCCTGGGCGTGGGGTCTGCTGCGCTGGCCCCTCCTGGTGTGTCTCGTCGCCCTACTGGTCGTGGTGGTCTTCCACACCGGCCCGCCGTCGGCCCGCCGCCGCGCACACAGCCTGCCCGGTGGGGTGCTGGCCGCCGTGCTGTGGCTGGCCGTGTCCGCCGGCTTCTCCCTGTACGCCTCGACGCTCGCCGCCTACAACCGGCTGTACGGCTCACTCGCGGGCGTGGTCGTCTTCCTGGTCTGGCTGTGGCTGTCGAACCTTGCCCTGCTGACGGGGGCACAGTTCGCCGCGGAGCTTGCGAGGTCTCGGGGGCAGAGCACGGGGAAGTCCCCGGTGTCGTAGCAGTTTGCGGCAGCGGGTCGGGAGCATCGTTCGGGGCCGATCAGATGGGCGACGCCGGCCGCCGCTCCTAGCGATGCCGAGAGCGGTGTCGTCACGCTGGGTCCCGGCGGGAGTGCCGGGCCGGCGGAAGCTGCGGTGATCGTGGAGTCTGCGGTGACGGGGTGACAGGGCGAGGCCCTTCGCCGCGCGACCGTCATGGCGCCTGGCGTTCGGCGCGACAACATGATGCTGTGAACAGGAGCCGCGCCGACGCGAGGCCCGCCAACGCCCGGCAGCCCAGACCTGTTGGGTGCCCGACGAATGTGAGGCCCCTTGCCCCGCAGCCCGGTCGGCGCCCGAGCCGCGCGGCCTCGCCCTGGCACGGAGAACGAGGAGGAGCACGATGACCCTTCGCCCTCGGGACGGACGGCTCGACACCATTGTGGTGGGTGCGGGGCTCGCCGGACTCGCGTGCGCTCTGGACCTCTGCCGTGCCGGGCAGCGGGTGGCCCTCCTGGAGGCTTCGGACGGCGTCGGCGGACGCATGAGAACGGATGCGCGGGACGGCTTCCTGCTCGATCGCGGGTTCCAGGTCTTCAACACGGCCTACCCGCAGGTGAAGCGCCGTGTCGATCTTCGAAGTCTGCGGCTGCGTCCCTTCACTCCTGGTTTCGTCGTGCACACTCCGGCCGGGCCGGTACGACTCACCGACCCGACCCGTGACCGGAAGGCCGCGGCGTCGCTCCTGAAGCAGCGCGCCTTGCCACCCCGCGATCTGGCAGCACTGACGGCGATCACGGCCGGGGACACGCTGCTGCCGACGAAGCTGGTCAAGCGCCGGACCGACATGACTGTGGCGGACTCCCTCACGCGAGCGGGGCTGTCGGAGGCCACGGTCCAGGTCCTGTTGAGGCCCTTCCTGTCCGGGGTGTTCCTGGAGGACCGGCTGGAGACGTCGGCCCGCTTCTTTCACCTGGTCTGGCGGAGCATGGTCCGCGGAACCCTGTGCCTTCCGGCCAAGGGGATCGGTGCCGTACCCGCCCAGCTCGCCCGGAGCCTGCCCCCCGGTGTCCTGCGGTTGGAGACGTCCGTGGCGGACGTGACCTCGTCGTCCGTTCTGCTCGCGGACGGGGAGGAACTCCCGGCCCAGGCCGTCGTGGTCGCCACTGACGCGGCCACAGCCGCCCGCCTGTTGCCGGGGCTGCCCGTGCCCGACGGGCGGACGGTCACCACCTACTACCACGCGGCCGACACCAGGCCGCTGACGGAACCGACCCTCCTGGTGGACAGCACCGGCTCGGTACTGAACACGTGCGTCCTCACCGAGGTGTCCAGTTCCTACGCGCCGCCCGGAACCTCGCTGGTCTCGACCTCCGTGCTGTCCGCGGACGAACCGGGCACGCACGATGCCGTGCTGCGGCGACTCGCCGAGATGTACGACGCCGATACGAGCGTCTGGAGCCACGTAGGCACGTGCACCGTCCCGTCGGCGCTGCCCGCCATGCCGCCGCCGTGGCCCCTGAGCCGCCCGACCCGTTTCGGCGCGGGCCGGTACGTGTGCGGTGATCACCGGGCGACCGGGTCGGTGCAGGGCGCGCTGGCCTCGGGGACCCGCGCCGCCAGGGAAGTAAGGGCTGATTCAGCAGGCCGCTGACGCCGCATCAGCCCGCGCTGAAGCTCGCCGCCCTGCATCCGTCTCGCGGCTCCTGTGCCGTACGGCAACGCATTACGGCACCCCTGGCGCACCCAGAACATCCAGGCCATTTCGCACCCCGGGCGCCTCAGCCACATCCACCACCCGCAGATTGCGCGAAGAGCTGCTCACCTCCTCAGCCTTGGAGACGGCCCGGTCAATCAAGCCACTGCTTCAATGGGCAATTTCATCCGAATTACAGCGATGGGAGTGGTTCATTTTTGTCCGCACTGAAATGGAGGCATTAGGACGGGTACTTCGAAGCCTTCAGCAACGCAAGGAGAGAGGAGACACACCATGCGACCGATGGCACGCTGGGCAATGTCAGGAGCTTTGCTCACCGCAGCCGTGGCGGGACCCTTGAGCACTCCCGCCCACAGCGCCCCCGCATCGATGTACGCCCCCTCGGCCCTGGTCCTCACCACGGGCCACGGCGAGCGGGCCGTCACCACGACGCCGGAGCGGGCGGTGACGCTGAACTGTGCGTACATCACTTCGGGGACGCACCCCGACTCGCGGCAGGCCTGTGCGGAAATGGACCGCGTGAACGGGGACCTCGGACGCCTGGCCACCCTCCGCGGAACCGACGCGGGACGGCCCTGCACGAAGGAGTACCGGCCCGTGGTCGTCACCATCCAGGGCGTATGGCGGGGGACGCGAGTGAACTACGAGCACACGTTCGCCAATTCATGCGTCAAGGAAACCCAGGGCGCATCGGCATTCGCCTTCTGAGCATCACAGCTCAGTAGGCCTCCAAATGGAACCTGCGGTCACGCCCGCGTATCAGCGGGCGTGACCGCGGCATTCGGCGGCTGGGACACGGCAGCGCACAGGCGCCCCTCCGACTCAGAGTTCGGCCACGAAGACATGTGCGGCGGCCGACGCGGGGAGTGCAGCGGTCGCCCGGTCGCCGCCGACCGTCACGCCGTCGGGCGACGACGTGACGCTGACCACCGCGCCGGGCCGCACCCCGGCGTGCCGCAGCGCGCCCAGCAGCCGGGAGTCCGCCTGGACCGACTCCCCGATGCGGCGGACGACCGCGCTGACACCGTCCGGCCCGGTCGCCAGATCGCCGAGGCCGACCGCGCTGCCGTGGTCGAACGGATCAGCGGCTCCCTCCTCGTCGAGTTCCGAGAGGCCCGGGATCCGGTTGCCGTACGGCGAGTGGGTCGGGTGCCGCAGCAGTTCCAGGACGCGGCGTTCGGCGGCCTCGCTCATCACGTGCTCCCAGCGGCAGGCTTCGGCGTGGGCCTGCTCCCATTCCAGCCCGAGTACATCGACGAGGAGACACTCCGCGAGCCGGTGCTTGCGCATGACTCGCGTGGCCAGTCGGCGGCCCTCGTCGCTCAGCTCGAGATGACGGTCGCCGGCTACGCGCAGCAGGCCGTTGCGCTCCATTCGGGCAACGGTCTGACTGACCGTCGGGCCGCTCTGATCCAGGCGCTCGGCAATGCGGGCGCGCAGCGGGACCACGCCGTCCTCCTCAAGCTCCAGGAGGGTGCGGAGGTACATCTCCGTGGTGTCGATGAGTCGGGTCATGCCGGTTGTCAGGCGGGTGTTTCGGCGGTGACGGTGAGGACCGCGCGGCCGAGAGTGTGGCCGGCCATGGTGAAGCCGAGGACGGCGGGGGTGGCGTCGGCGGGAACGCCGACGGAGGGGACGTCGAGGGCGTGCACCACGACGAAGTAGCGGTGCGGGCCGTGCCCGGCCGGTGGAGCGGCGCCGATGTAGCGGGACAGGCGGGCGTCGTTGGGCAGTTGGAAGGCGCCTTCCGGCAGGCCCGAGCCCGTGTCGTCGCCGACGCCCTCGGGCAGCGCGGTGACCGTGGCGGGGATGTCGGCGACCGCCCAGTGCCAGAAGCCGGACCCGGTGGGGGCGTCGGGGTCGTAGACGGTGACGGCGTAGCTCTCGGTGCCTTCCGGTGCGCCGCTCCAGGAGAGCTGCGGGGAGATGTCCTTCCCGCCGGGAAGCCCGGAGGCGCGCTGCTCCTGCGGCCAGGCTGCACCGTCGGTGACGGTGGTGCTGGTGACGGTGAACGAGGCTGCCTCGGGGAGGCGGGCGAAGGGGTCGTTGGCGTGTAGCACGTCGTTTCCTCTCGGAGCTGTGCGCTTGGGGGCGCGATGGCGCCGGCGGTGTGGCCCATCGGGCCCTAAGGGCAACGGAAGAGCGCATGTCGGCGCCCAGCCGCGCCATCCGTAAATCGACAGTAACACAGATAATCGATTATCTGCGGGATCGTCTATGCTGCGCACATGGCTAAGGCGCACACCTCGATCCCCGCCGGGAAGCAGATGCTCTCCGAGCAGGTCTACGCACATCTGCGGGACGCGATCCTGCGAGGTGACCACGCTCCAGGCGACCCGCTGAAGCCGCAGGACCTCGCCAAGGAACAAGGCGTGAGTCTGGCCGTCGTACGCGAGGCGCTCGTCCGAGTGGTCGGCGAGGGCCTCGCCGACCGGCTGCCCAACCGTGGCTTCGCCGTCCCGGCCGTCACCGACCGCCGCTGGCAGGAGATCGCGGAGGCCCGCAGAACCGTCGAACCCGTGGTGCTGCGGATGTCCATCGAGCGCGGGGACGTCGACTGGGAGGCGCGCGTGCGTGCCGCCCACCACCGCCTGGCCCGCACTCCCGCGTACCTGCCGGAGGAAGGCGAGTACTACACGAGCGCGTGGTCCGAGGCCCACAGGGTCTTCCACCGCACCCTGCTGGAGGGGTGCGGCAACCCCGTCCTGTTGGAGACCTTCGACCGGATGTGGACCGCGAGCGAGCTGGCACGTCGCTGGTCGGCGCAGCGAACCCCCGGCCGGGACGGGGCCCTTGAGCATCGGCGGCTGGAGGAGGCAGCGCTGGCCCGCGACGCGGACACGGCGGCCGAGGTCCTCATCCAGCACCTCACCCAAACCGCGGACGCACTGGCCGACCCCGCTGCTTCGAGCCCGTGAGCCCTGTTCCCGTCAACACCGACAGACCTCAAGCCCGTCTCGGCGCCATACGGACGAGTCACCTACTTCAGCTCGGCTCCGGGCCGATCCGTGCAAGTTCCACGGAGCGCAGTCGATCACGCAACGCCCGGCCACCAGCGCCGCCCTGCGCGAATCCGCCAAAGGTCCACAGGCATGGCAAACCATCCCGATACAACTTGGTCGGCGGCGCCGAAAGGATCATCCCACCGGCGACGCAGGAGTTCATGGCCCTGCGATCTGGCGTGAAGACCCAGATAGTCGAGGGTGCTTCGCACATGGTGTTCGTCTCCCGGC
The DNA window shown above is from Streptomyces chartreusis and carries:
- a CDS encoding YihY/virulence factor BrkB family protein is translated as MSAEANAAPVGRTRPHAAWWPALRRTPVSLWNDDVSDYAAALTYYSILAVLPALPATVLVFGMISPGTAEEFVTQVTTYAPAQSGAELHAVLARALSRGGAAWSLIAVGAASALWSAASYLAVFRRALHSMHRVEDHRSPWRTAHRIVLTALALVGLLLVGTLTLLLSGPLAQAVSRPLGVGATAAWAWGLLRWPLLVCLVALLVVVVFHTGPPSARRRAHSLPGGVLAAVLWLAVSAGFSLYASTLAAYNRLYGSLAGVVVFLVWLWLSNLALLTGAQFAAELARSRGQSTGKSPVS
- a CDS encoding NAD(P)/FAD-dependent oxidoreductase: MTLRPRDGRLDTIVVGAGLAGLACALDLCRAGQRVALLEASDGVGGRMRTDARDGFLLDRGFQVFNTAYPQVKRRVDLRSLRLRPFTPGFVVHTPAGPVRLTDPTRDRKAAASLLKQRALPPRDLAALTAITAGDTLLPTKLVKRRTDMTVADSLTRAGLSEATVQVLLRPFLSGVFLEDRLETSARFFHLVWRSMVRGTLCLPAKGIGAVPAQLARSLPPGVLRLETSVADVTSSSVLLADGEELPAQAVVVATDAATAARLLPGLPVPDGRTVTTYYHAADTRPLTEPTLLVDSTGSVLNTCVLTEVSSSYAPPGTSLVSTSVLSADEPGTHDAVLRRLAEMYDADTSVWSHVGTCTVPSALPAMPPPWPLSRPTRFGAGRYVCGDHRATGSVQGALASGTRAAREVRADSAGR
- a CDS encoding subtilase-type protease inhibitor — translated: MRPMARWAMSGALLTAAVAGPLSTPAHSAPASMYAPSALVLTTGHGERAVTTTPERAVTLNCAYITSGTHPDSRQACAEMDRVNGDLGRLATLRGTDAGRPCTKEYRPVVVTIQGVWRGTRVNYEHTFANSCVKETQGASAFAF
- a CDS encoding metal-dependent transcriptional regulator encodes the protein MTRLIDTTEMYLRTLLELEEDGVVPLRARIAERLDQSGPTVSQTVARMERNGLLRVAGDRHLELSDEGRRLATRVMRKHRLAECLLVDVLGLEWEQAHAEACRWEHVMSEAAERRVLELLRHPTHSPYGNRIPGLSELDEEGAADPFDHGSAVGLGDLATGPDGVSAVVRRIGESVQADSRLLGALRHAGVRPGAVVSVTSSPDGVTVGGDRATAALPASAAAHVFVAEL
- a CDS encoding YbhB/YbcL family Raf kinase inhibitor-like protein, whose product is MLHANDPFARLPEAASFTVTSTTVTDGAAWPQEQRASGLPGGKDISPQLSWSGAPEGTESYAVTVYDPDAPTGSGFWHWAVADIPATVTALPEGVGDDTGSGLPEGAFQLPNDARLSRYIGAAPPAGHGPHRYFVVVHALDVPSVGVPADATPAVLGFTMAGHTLGRAVLTVTAETPA
- a CDS encoding GntR family transcriptional regulator codes for the protein MAKAHTSIPAGKQMLSEQVYAHLRDAILRGDHAPGDPLKPQDLAKEQGVSLAVVREALVRVVGEGLADRLPNRGFAVPAVTDRRWQEIAEARRTVEPVVLRMSIERGDVDWEARVRAAHHRLARTPAYLPEEGEYYTSAWSEAHRVFHRTLLEGCGNPVLLETFDRMWTASELARRWSAQRTPGRDGALEHRRLEEAALARDADTAAEVLIQHLTQTADALADPAASSP
- a CDS encoding alpha/beta fold hydrolase gives rise to the protein MSPVPVNTDRPQARLGAIRTSHLLQLGSGPIRASSTERSRSRNARPPAPPCANPPKVHRHGKPSRYNLVGGAERIIPPATQEFMALRSGVKTQIVEGASHMVFVSRPGATVAPSGPGTKPSNERRR